In one window of Geotrypetes seraphini chromosome 3, aGeoSer1.1, whole genome shotgun sequence DNA:
- the LOC117357552 gene encoding uncharacterized protein LOC117357552: MEVITSQHGREHWVNEGYRYRRDRVMADGSTSWRCVRRDCVGRRKRLVDGSSVEITAHVHAPNNARIEADRMMGDIRERAVATVERPRQIIHGTTAGTSLEAATLLPAYTSMQRTVNRKRNAGHLAMGNPRCIRDIQIPEPLQRSTRGEQLLLWDSGENDERRIFIFTTESNLEVLEQHGHWFMDGTFKVAPHLFVQVFTIHAFVDNRALPMVYVLLNSKREEDYERVLRKLLETRNTLAPLTILMDFERASLQAARTVFPNATVSGCLFHLGQSLWRRIQHEGLTASYRDEERVRMFTKMLLALSFVPVDDVAECFQTLEESRPDELTLVYDYWEDNYIGRLRPNGRRVPPFPIPLWNMRSRVEDGLPRTNNSVEGWHHAFQSSVACHHPTIFKLLEHIQREQDHTEQLLARFQAGNRAPPSSKSTYVRVTQRLTTLLPTYGQTPLFQYLRGIAHNLEL, from the coding sequence ATGGAAGTAATAACTTCACAGCATGGGAGAGAGCACTGGGTTAATGAGGGCTATCGATATCGGCGTGACCGAGTGATGGCAGACGGATCCACGTCCTGGAGGTGTGTGCGCCGTGACTGtgtgggaagaagaaagaggctcGTTGATGGATCTTCTGTTGAGATAACGGCGCATGTGCATGCACCCAACAATGCTAGAATTGAAGCTGATCGAATGATGGGAGACATACGTGAAAGAGCTGTGGCTACGGTTGAAAGGCCACGTCAGATCATTCATGGCACAACAGCTGGTACAAGTTTAGAAGCCGCTACATTATTGCCTGCATACACCTCCATGCAGAGAACAgttaatagaaagagaaatgcaggCCATCTAGCAATGGGTAATCCCAGGTGCATAAGAGACATACAAATTCCTGAGCCGCTACAAAGAAGCACACGTGGTGAACAATTACTGTTGTGGGATTCAGGTGAAAATGATGAAAGACGCATATTCATTTTCACTACAGAATCTAATCTTGAGGTGTTGGAGCAACATGGACATTGGTTCATGGATGGGACATTCAAAGTTGCCCCCCATTTGTTTGTCCAAGTCTTTACCATCCATGCATTTGTAGACAATCGTGCACTTCCCATGGTCTACGTGTTGTTGAACAGTAAAAGGGAGGAGGACTATGAACGTGTGTTGAGGAAACTGCTGGAAACCAGAAACACGTTGGCACCATTGACAATCTTGATGGACTTTGAGAGAGCAAGTCTGCAAGCTGCCCGCACTGTATTTCCCAATGCTACAGTTTCTGGCTGCCTGTTCCATCTGGGTCAATCATTGTGGCGCAGAATTCAACATGAGGGACTGACCGCCAGCTATAGAGATGAGGAGAGAGTAAGAATGTTCACCAAAATGCTGTTAGCATTAAGTTTTGTTCCTGTGGATGATGTTGCTGAGTGTTTCCAGACCTTGGAGGAGAGTCGACCAGATGAACTGACCCTGGTGTATGACTATTGGGAAGACAATTACATCGGGAGATTGCGGCCAAATGGGAGACGGGTGCCACCTTTTCCTATTCCTCTGTGGAATATGCGCTCCCGTGTGGAAGATGGACTGCCTCGGACCAATAATTCCGTTGAAGGTTGGCACCATGCATTTCAATCCTCTGTTGCATGCCACCATCCAACCATCTTTAAACTCCTTGAACATATACAGCGTGAGCAAGATCACACAGAACAGCTGCTTGCTCGATTCCAGGCTGGTAACCGCGCACCACCCAGCAGTAAGAGCACGTATGTGAGAGTGACGCAAAGACTAACAACGCTGCTGCCAACATATGGACAAACACCTCTCTTTCAATATCTCCGTGGTATAGCACATAATCTGGAACTGTAG